A window of Tursiops truncatus isolate mTurTru1 chromosome 8, mTurTru1.mat.Y, whole genome shotgun sequence contains these coding sequences:
- the UCP2 gene encoding dicarboxylate carrier SLC25A8, with product MVGFKATDVPPTATVKFLGAGTAACIADLITFPLDTAKVRLQIQGERQGPVQAAASAQYRGVLGTILTMVRTEGPRSLYKGLVAGLQRQMSFASIRIGLYDSVKQFYTKGSEHAGIGSHLLAGSTTGALAVAVAQPTDVVKVRFQAHAQAGGGRRYQSTIEAYKTIAREEGFRGLWKGTSPNVARNAVVNCAELVTYDLIKDTLLKANLMTDDLPCHFTSAFGAGFCTTIISSPVDVVKTRYMNSALCQYRSAGHCALTMLQKEGPQAFYKGFMPSFLRLGSWNVVMFVTYEQLKRALVAACASRDAPF from the exons ATGGTTGGGTTCAAGGCCACAGATGTGCCCCCTACTGCCACTGTGAAGTTCCTGGGGGCTGGCACAGCTGCCTGCATTGCAGATCTCATCACCTTTCCCCTGGATACTGCTAAAGTCCGGCTGCAG ATCCAAGGAGAAAGGCAGGGGCCAGTGCAGGCTGCGGCCAGTGCCCAGTACCGCGGGGTGCTGGGCACCATCCTGACCATGGTGCGCACCGAGGGCCCCCGCAGCCTCTACAAAGGGCTGGTCGCCGGCCTGCAGCGCCAGATGAGCTTTGCCTCCATCCGCATCGGCCTCTACGACTCTGTCAAGCAGTTCTACACCAAGGGCTCTGAGC ATGCCGGCATCGGGAGCCACCTCCTGGCAGGCAGCACCACAGGTGCCTTGGCTGTGGCCGTGGCCCAGCCAACGGATGTGGTAAAGGTCCGATTCCAGGCGCACGCCCAGGCTGGAGGTGGCCGGAGGTATCAAAGCACCATTGAGGCCTACAAGACCATTGCCCGAGAGGAAGGGTTTCGGGGACTCTGGAAAG GGACCTCTCCCAATGTCGCTCGTAATGCTGTTGTCAACTGTGCTGAGCTGGTGACCTACGACCTCATCAAGGACACTCTCCTGAAGGCCAACCTAATGACAG ATGACCTCCCTTGCCACTTCACTTCCGCTTTCGGGGCAGGCTTCTGCACCACCATCATCTCCTCCCCTGTCGACGTGGTCAAGACGAGATACATGAACTCTGCCCTATGCCAGTACCGCAGTGCTGGCCACTGCGCCCTCACCATGCTCCAGAAGGAGGGTCCCCAAGCCTTCTACAAAGG GTTCATGCCCTCCTTTCTCCGATTGGGTTCCTGGAACGTGGTGATGTTCGTCACCTATGAACAGCTAAAACGGGCCCTCGTGGCTGCCTGTGCTTCCCGGGATGCTCCCTTTTGA